A part of Legionella sainthelensi genomic DNA contains:
- a CDS encoding M4 family metallopeptidase: protein MNKLKLYSFLSSAFIFSITAQAASKVFIDGNNMYHYLTQNNKALVGKNSDYQFVLSNQVTLPNGVTKKKYSLYYKEIPVFNAILTSSELSGVENAWYGQMMIDIEKDITNTIPSLNSKEVLKIAKKNASLIENDVIKNEKAQLYVRINENNKAELVYLVSFNVESYNVQRPYYMVNAQTGEIISSWNGLTTRDAEGPGGNQKTGAYYYGRDYGFLNVSDTCQMTNQDVDTYDMNNQITGGTIYKFACPLRSTDRPVNNGKAVNGAYSPINDAHYFASIVLDMYRKWFSLNPLKSKFQVRVHFGTNYEGAFWNGQQMTFGDGGANTYPFTAIDVMAHEVSHGVTEFNSGLLYKGQSGGINEAFSDMAGETAENYLNLQLGKENDWLGGATIMKNQVAMRYFKNPTLDGMSIDNAKNYNDSMDVHHTSGVFNKAFYTLSTTPSWDIRKAFGSFLFANQMYWQPETTFNSAACGVAKAAADLGYEVNDVLASFRSVGVDANCNVDDPATDSEIEISNGTIVNNIKLAAGDEHRYLIKVPVLNKYPFGYDLLSIQVTDNQNNAKNSAQLYVRYEDGTLSRVLLAGNEYFNIKKPAAGNYHILIKGVTANSVNLTAFYGNLQ, encoded by the coding sequence ATGAATAAATTAAAATTATATTCTTTTTTGTCGAGTGCTTTCATATTTTCAATAACAGCCCAAGCTGCATCCAAAGTTTTTATTGACGGGAACAACATGTACCATTATTTAACACAAAATAATAAAGCGCTGGTCGGTAAAAATAGTGATTATCAATTTGTATTATCCAACCAAGTCACCTTACCCAATGGCGTTACTAAAAAAAAATACAGTTTATATTACAAAGAAATTCCGGTATTTAATGCAATTTTAACGAGTTCTGAACTAAGTGGCGTGGAAAACGCGTGGTATGGGCAAATGATGATCGATATTGAGAAAGACATTACCAATACAATACCCAGTTTAAACTCCAAGGAAGTTTTAAAAATCGCAAAGAAAAATGCATCACTGATAGAAAATGACGTTATTAAAAATGAGAAAGCCCAGCTTTATGTACGTATTAATGAGAACAACAAAGCAGAATTAGTTTATTTAGTTTCCTTTAATGTAGAAAGCTATAACGTTCAAAGGCCCTACTATATGGTTAATGCACAGACAGGAGAGATTATATCCTCGTGGAATGGCCTTACAACACGAGATGCAGAAGGACCAGGAGGGAACCAGAAGACAGGAGCTTATTATTATGGGCGTGACTATGGCTTCCTGAATGTCTCGGATACCTGTCAAATGACCAATCAAGATGTAGACACCTATGACATGAATAATCAGATCACAGGGGGAACTATTTATAAATTTGCCTGTCCTCTCCGTAGTACTGACCGACCAGTAAATAATGGAAAAGCGGTAAATGGCGCATATTCCCCCATTAATGATGCCCATTATTTTGCGAGCATAGTTCTTGATATGTATCGAAAATGGTTTTCCCTTAATCCACTTAAATCCAAATTCCAGGTACGGGTACATTTTGGGACAAACTATGAAGGAGCTTTCTGGAATGGCCAACAAATGACTTTTGGAGATGGGGGGGCTAATACATATCCTTTTACTGCCATAGATGTCATGGCTCATGAGGTAAGTCACGGGGTCACTGAGTTTAATTCCGGACTTCTATACAAAGGTCAATCCGGGGGAATCAATGAGGCATTCTCGGATATGGCAGGAGAAACAGCTGAGAATTATTTGAATTTACAATTAGGAAAAGAAAATGATTGGTTAGGAGGAGCTACTATCATGAAGAATCAAGTTGCAATGCGTTATTTTAAGAATCCTACTCTTGATGGTATGTCTATAGACAATGCTAAAAATTACAATGACTCCATGGATGTACATCATACATCCGGAGTATTTAATAAAGCCTTTTATACTTTGTCTACAACGCCCAGTTGGGATATAAGGAAGGCATTTGGCAGCTTCTTATTTGCGAATCAAATGTATTGGCAACCCGAAACCACTTTTAACAGTGCAGCCTGTGGGGTTGCTAAGGCAGCTGCTGATCTTGGGTATGAGGTGAATGACGTTCTTGCCAGTTTTCGCTCAGTAGGCGTGGACGCTAATTGTAATGTGGATGACCCAGCAACCGATAGTGAAATTGAAATATCCAATGGGACCATTGTTAATAACATTAAATTAGCTGCGGGTGATGAACACCGATATCTCATTAAAGTACCCGTACTGAATAAATATCCTTTTGGTTATGACCTTCTTTCCATTCAAGTAACAGACAATCAAAATAATGCGAAAAATAGTGCTCAATTGTATGTTCGTTATGAAGATGGGACTTTAAGCAGAGTACTATTGGCCGGCAATGAATATTTTAATATTAAAAAACCTGCAGCCGGAAATTATCATATTTTAATAAAAGGGGTTACTGCGAATTCAGTTAACTTAACTGCTTTTTATGGAAATTTGCAGTAA
- a CDS encoding helix-turn-helix transcriptional regulator: protein MMQSIKKRMAEVKSIDELNTLLKNYFWSISIKSFAFTYYNQHTKTGSKLVYEWATPPLDAWHKYYLQEGYADIDRTLESTEQSLLPIFWDVKEQFRLAKNKRMRRFKEESLFFGLDKGLCIPLHGPKGEFVILVLHQRINEQGLTNWENHVDAWIGILHAYFHFLRLLLNEKNIGVVPLTKREQECLRLTAEGFRLEMIAQLLKISKRTVNFHLQNANKKLGVTNKYLAIMALWNHDPGMNLNQLNKI from the coding sequence ATGATGCAAAGCATAAAAAAACGAATGGCAGAAGTAAAGTCAATAGATGAGTTGAATACTCTATTAAAAAATTATTTTTGGAGTATCAGTATCAAAAGTTTTGCTTTTACTTATTATAACCAACACACCAAAACAGGAAGCAAATTAGTGTACGAGTGGGCAACGCCCCCTCTTGATGCATGGCATAAATACTATCTACAAGAGGGTTATGCTGACATTGATCGTACTCTTGAGTCCACAGAGCAATCATTATTACCTATTTTTTGGGATGTGAAAGAACAATTTCGTTTGGCTAAAAATAAAAGAATGCGACGGTTTAAAGAAGAGTCTCTTTTTTTTGGTCTTGATAAGGGATTATGCATTCCTTTACATGGCCCCAAAGGTGAGTTTGTCATTTTGGTTTTACATCAGCGAATTAATGAACAGGGTTTAACAAATTGGGAAAATCATGTAGATGCGTGGATTGGCATCTTACACGCCTATTTTCATTTTTTAAGGCTGCTGTTGAATGAAAAAAATATAGGCGTAGTGCCTCTCACAAAACGAGAACAGGAATGCTTGAGGTTAACTGCTGAGGGATTTCGTTTGGAAATGATCGCCCAATTATTAAAAATCAGTAAACGTACGGTGAATTTTCATTTACAAAACGCCAATAAAAAACTCGGTGTCACTAATAAATATTTAGCAATTATGGCCCTATGGAATCATGATCCCGGGATGAATCTTAATCAGCTCAATAAAATTTGA
- a CDS encoding ankyrin repeat domain-containing protein: MPTLPMLDILQELQIIQGLKQKSLIFSDKANELIERIHHDYGDEGAYLMKVTLHQWGLGDFLEATPLPPPLLPPHQVQNHDCYQKVLPLCQLALIVERNGVAEDHALKLATIFKDEKAVLHYLIQFKDQNSYNYLVHDACLFELPKADTCAMAQWLKLANLYLANPRFRALLPHAEAIEVMGKMGKKTTKQEGQKFDAKVRDKIQEVKKELSTVSKQYKQLKKKPLTNPAERMARQEKLQALSQYMFNLQNYLVSLCQGRLSLAHVDMIVLEAFYATYQQESSAAQNILIQNGISPQNREHFYSLPRDNADKTIPDLVIDGKEIGYPGIYIKKLDTTSDKGAALAACLGRITQCCQYLGGVGSECVIHGIASPNGGFYVLCQGEAQNPSLDDAILAQSWVWKGQQGGLCLDSIESAVKKEKIAQVVDMFRLLGHTLCQKHHITQVNTGAQSGITRQVACKDYPAVKEQFQDYAGYCDSKSQLPLACATMPYLFYGKVASSQLQAMIAEETKRFFQELFSTQEALQNTEALQQVLAFVLSTRNDELLQLLGEYASHHQEAFDALLATNRDYLHQLDQGIIDFDALEQGAAIHARNKKGQSALHLATLNADKKSISTLMARGINVNIQDKDGNTALIRALEKVLYKDKSEVGRDIAQQLIAAQAQLDIKDNDENTPLIIVVKNKDLAMVNDLLEHGACLETLDAHMKTALFWAAEKGYEDIFDVLLEHGAKVNGVSNPEENTPLMAALINGHWGIAQKILSQKGVTIRQKNQKGETLIHLAVNNSESLKTILALYPENKRLEAVMIQDNYGYTAFHEAAYTPESLKTILELYPENQRLEAVMVKNNKGDTALHNAAMSPESLRTIIGLLPENQRPEAVMVKNYNGDTVLHQADRNPESLKAILGLLPENQRLDALIIQNNDSYYNGFTTALHLATKYPESLKTILGSLPEHQRIEAVMIKNKGGDTVLHLANHNFESLKTILELYPENQRLRALLVKNQEGKTVLHNAAKNPESLKTILALLPENQRLEAVMVQNKDDKTSLHLAAENPESLKTILGLLPATHRLEAVMVTNKDGDTVLHLAEYNPESLKTILGSLPEHQRLEAVMVQNNKGNTALHHATHKPQSLKSILELLSENQRLQVMLVQNKYSDTALHWAVDHSEKLKPILELLSENQRLKAVLVQNKEGKTVLHEAAKNPEILKTILGLLPENHYLEAFLVKSKGGKTALHLAADNPESLKIILELYPENKRLEAMMIQDNYSCTALHLAAKNPENLKTILELYPENKRLEAIMIQTNFGSTALHLAADHPESLKAALELLPVNQRLEAERVQDKEGKTALHMAISRPGSLKTIFALLPDNQHLKAVMIQDNYGATALHLAATNAESLKTILELLPQNQRLEAVMVQNKYGETVLHDAAKNPESLKTILALLPENQRLEAVMVQNKDCETVRHLAKNRPESLRTILELLPAETDTCSSENKDMFKILTNNHSFFSIPKEYNSDKDLRNNPKERPAIKWV; this comes from the coding sequence ATGCCAACGTTGCCCATGCTGGATATTCTACAAGAGCTTCAAATTATCCAGGGATTAAAACAAAAATCACTCATTTTTAGCGACAAAGCCAATGAGCTTATCGAGCGCATTCACCATGATTATGGTGATGAAGGCGCCTATTTAATGAAAGTCACGTTACATCAATGGGGATTAGGGGACTTTTTAGAAGCAACTCCCCTGCCGCCCCCTCTTCTTCCACCGCATCAGGTGCAAAACCATGACTGTTATCAAAAAGTGCTTCCTTTATGTCAATTAGCCCTTATTGTGGAACGCAATGGGGTGGCTGAAGACCATGCATTGAAATTAGCTACGATTTTTAAGGATGAAAAAGCGGTATTACATTATTTAATCCAATTTAAAGACCAGAATTCCTACAACTACCTGGTTCATGATGCCTGCTTATTTGAGCTTCCCAAAGCCGATACTTGTGCGATGGCCCAATGGCTGAAACTGGCCAATCTGTACCTTGCCAACCCCCGTTTTCGCGCTCTTTTGCCTCATGCAGAAGCTATTGAGGTCATGGGGAAAATGGGTAAAAAAACAACGAAACAAGAAGGCCAAAAGTTCGATGCAAAAGTTAGGGATAAAATTCAAGAGGTCAAAAAGGAACTCTCTACGGTATCAAAACAATACAAGCAACTGAAGAAAAAGCCCTTGACCAACCCAGCTGAAAGGATGGCACGTCAGGAAAAGCTGCAAGCACTCAGTCAGTATATGTTCAACCTTCAAAACTACTTGGTCTCCCTTTGCCAGGGACGATTATCTTTAGCGCATGTTGACATGATTGTTCTGGAAGCCTTTTATGCCACGTACCAACAAGAAAGCAGTGCAGCTCAAAACATTTTAATCCAAAACGGCATCAGCCCACAAAATAGAGAGCATTTTTATTCACTCCCACGCGATAATGCGGATAAGACGATTCCTGATTTAGTTATTGATGGGAAAGAGATTGGCTATCCTGGGATTTATATTAAAAAACTCGATACGACCAGTGATAAGGGAGCCGCACTTGCAGCCTGTCTTGGAAGAATAACGCAGTGCTGCCAGTATCTTGGCGGTGTGGGCAGTGAGTGTGTGATTCATGGCATTGCCTCTCCTAATGGTGGATTTTATGTTTTATGCCAAGGTGAGGCGCAAAACCCATCGCTGGATGATGCCATTTTGGCGCAATCCTGGGTATGGAAAGGGCAACAGGGTGGGTTGTGTTTGGATTCAATTGAGTCTGCAGTGAAAAAAGAAAAAATAGCTCAGGTGGTGGATATGTTTCGTTTGCTGGGCCACACTCTGTGTCAGAAGCATCACATCACCCAGGTGAATACAGGTGCACAAAGTGGCATCACGCGCCAAGTGGCCTGCAAAGATTATCCAGCTGTCAAAGAACAATTCCAGGATTATGCAGGGTACTGCGATTCTAAATCGCAGCTTCCCCTTGCCTGTGCGACCATGCCTTACCTTTTCTATGGCAAGGTAGCCTCTTCCCAATTGCAAGCCATGATTGCAGAAGAGACGAAGCGCTTTTTCCAAGAATTATTCAGCACCCAGGAAGCATTGCAAAACACCGAAGCCTTGCAACAAGTCCTTGCTTTTGTCCTCTCTACCAGAAACGATGAGTTACTTCAGTTATTAGGTGAGTACGCCTCTCATCACCAAGAAGCCTTTGACGCGCTGTTAGCGACTAACCGGGATTATCTGCACCAATTAGACCAGGGAATCATTGATTTTGACGCTCTGGAACAAGGTGCTGCGATTCATGCGAGGAACAAAAAGGGGCAAAGCGCCTTGCATCTTGCCACCTTAAACGCCGACAAGAAGAGCATCAGCACCCTCATGGCACGGGGCATTAATGTAAACATCCAAGATAAAGACGGCAATACCGCTTTAATCCGTGCCCTGGAAAAAGTGCTCTACAAAGATAAAAGCGAAGTGGGACGCGATATTGCCCAACAATTGATTGCAGCGCAGGCGCAACTGGACATTAAAGACAATGATGAAAATACACCGCTTATCATCGTAGTTAAAAACAAAGACTTAGCCATGGTGAACGATTTGCTGGAACACGGTGCTTGTCTTGAAACCTTGGATGCCCACATGAAAACCGCTTTATTTTGGGCTGCTGAGAAAGGATATGAGGACATTTTTGATGTACTCTTGGAACACGGTGCTAAAGTCAATGGGGTCAGTAACCCCGAGGAAAATACTCCCCTGATGGCCGCATTAATCAACGGACATTGGGGTATCGCACAAAAAATCTTGTCACAAAAAGGGGTGACAATAAGACAAAAAAACCAAAAGGGCGAAACCCTAATTCATCTTGCAGTTAATAACTCTGAAAGCTTAAAGACTATTCTAGCACTATATCCGGAAAATAAACGCTTAGAGGCAGTGATGATTCAAGACAACTATGGCTATACGGCGTTTCATGAAGCGGCTTATACTCCTGAAAGCCTTAAGACTATTCTCGAATTATATCCAGAAAATCAACGTCTAGAGGCGGTGATGGTGAAAAATAATAAAGGCGATACAGCACTTCATAATGCTGCCATGAGTCCCGAAAGCTTAAGGACCATTATCGGATTATTGCCTGAAAATCAACGCCCAGAGGCGGTGATGGTGAAAAATTACAATGGCGATACAGTACTTCATCAGGCTGACAGGAACCCTGAAAGCTTAAAGGCCATTCTAGGATTATTGCCTGAAAATCAACGTCTAGACGCGTTGATTATTCAAAACAATGATAGCTATTACAATGGCTTTACAACAGCACTTCATCTGGCTACCAAATATCCTGAAAGCCTAAAGACCATTCTAGGATCCTTGCCTGAACATCAACGTATAGAGGCGGTGATGATTAAAAACAAAGGCGGCGACACAGTACTCCATCTTGCTAACCATAATTTTGAAAGCCTAAAAACTATTCTCGAATTATATCCAGAAAATCAACGTCTAAGGGCATTGCTGGTTAAAAATCAAGAGGGTAAAACAGTACTTCATAATGCTGCCAAGAATCCTGAAAGCTTAAAAACCATTCTTGCGTTATTGCCAGAAAATCAACGTCTAGAGGCAGTGATGGTTCAAAATAAGGATGATAAAACATCACTTCATCTGGCTGCCGAGAATCCTGAAAGCCTAAAGACCATTCTCGGATTATTGCCAGCAACTCATCGTTTAGAGGCAGTGATGGTTACAAACAAAGACGGCGATACAGTACTTCATCTTGCTGAATATAATCCTGAAAGCCTAAAGACGATTCTAGGATCCTTACCTGAACATCAACGTCTAGAAGCGGTGATGGTTCAAAATAATAAAGGCAATACAGCACTTCATCATGCTACCCATAAGCCTCAAAGCCTAAAATCCATTCTCGAATTATTGTCAGAAAATCAGCGTCTACAGGTAATGCTGGTTCAAAACAAATATAGCGACACAGCACTTCATTGGGCTGTGGATCATTCTGAAAAACTAAAACCCATTCTCGAATTATTGTCAGAAAATCAACGTCTCAAAGCGGTACTGGTTCAAAATAAAGAAGGTAAAACCGTACTTCATGAAGCTGCCAAGAATCCTGAAATCCTAAAGACCATTCTAGGATTATTGCCAGAAAATCACTATCTAGAAGCGTTTCTGGTTAAAAGTAAGGGCGGTAAAACAGCACTTCATCTGGCTGCTGATAATCCTGAAAGCCTAAAGATCATTCTCGAATTATATCCAGAAAATAAGCGCTTAGAGGCGATGATGATTCAAGACAACTATAGCTGTACAGCACTTCATTTGGCTGCTAAGAATCCTGAAAATCTAAAGACCATTCTAGAATTATATCCAGAAAATAAGCGTTTAGAAGCAATAATGATTCAAACCAACTTTGGCAGTACAGCACTTCATCTGGCTGCTGATCATCCAGAAAGTCTAAAGGCAGCTCTCGAATTATTACCAGTAAATCAACGCTTAGAGGCTGAGAGGGTTCAAGACAAAGAGGGTAAAACAGCACTTCATATGGCTATAAGTCGGCCTGGCAGCCTAAAAACCATTTTCGCGCTATTGCCAGACAACCAACACTTAAAGGCAGTGATGATTCAAGACAACTATGGCGCTACAGCACTTCATCTTGCAGCTACGAATGCTGAAAGCTTAAAAACCATTCTTGAATTATTGCCACAAAATCAACGTCTAGAGGCAGTAATGGTTCAAAATAAGTATGGTGAAACAGTACTTCATGATGCTGCCAAGAATCCTGAAAGCTTAAAAACCATTCTTGCGTTATTGCCAGAAAATCAACGTCTAGAGGCAGTGATGGTTCAAAATAAGGATTGTGAAACAGTACGCCATCTTGCTAAAAATCGCCCTGAAAGCCTAAGGACGATTCTGGAGTTATTGCCTGCAGAAACTGACACTTGTAGTAGTGAAAATAAGGATATGTTCAAAATACTCACAAACAATCACTCATTTTTCTCGATTCCTAAAGAATATAATAGTGACAAAGATTTGCGGAACAACCCCAAAGAGCGTCCTGCTATCAAGTGGGTATAA